In Acidimicrobiales bacterium, the genomic window TGTTGACGCTGTTTCGGGCCGCCGGCAAGGTGCAGGTGCCCCCCGTTATCCCTGAAGCGGCTCAATCGGACGGAAAAAGTCTACGAGTTGGCTGAGGTCGGCGGGTGGAGGACGGGCAGCAGCAGGGCGTCGAGGGCCTCGCCCTCGAGGGTCTCGACCTCCATCAGGGTCGACGCGATGGCATCGAGGGTGGCGCGCCGCTCGTCGAGGATGGCCGAGACCCGTTCGGCGGCCTGTTCGAGGATGCGCTGCACCTCGGCATCGACCTCGGCCATCATCCGCTCGGACGTGCGTTTGGCCACGCCGTCGGGGCCCACGACACCGGCCCATCGCGCCGTGAACGGCCCGAGGCGGTCACTCATCCCGAACTCGGCGACCATCCGCCGAGCCAGGACGCCGGCCCGGTCGAGGTCGTCGGCTGCGCTGCTCGAGTGCTCGCCCGTCGCCGCCAGCTCGGCCGCCCAGCCGCCGAGGAGGGCCGTGATCCGGTTGACCAGCTGGGTGCGGGTGACGGTGACGCTGTCACCCTCGGGGGCGAACCAGGTGGTGCCCAGGCTGAGGCCTCTCGCCACGATCGACAGCTTCCCGACCGGCTCCGTGCCGGGGAGGGCGGTGGCGGCGACCGCATGGCCGGCCTCGTGGTAGGCGATCCGGCGCCGATCCTCCGGGGAGATGATGCGCGACCGTCGCTGCGGCCCGACGAGGACCCGCTCGATGGCCTCGGACAGATGGGCCATGCCGATCACGGCGACACCCCGGCGCGCGGCCAGCAGAGCCGCCTCGTTCACCACGTTGGCCAGGTCGGCTCCCGAGAACCCGACGGTGCGCTTGGCGATCGCCGTGAGGTCCACCGCCGGATCGACCGGCTTGCCCCGTGCGTGCACCTCGAGGATGCCCAGCCGGCCGCGCACGTCGGGCCGGTCGACGGTGACCCTGCGGTCGAAGCGGCCGGGGCGCAGCAGCGCCCCGTCGAGGATGTCGGGGCGGTTGGTGGCCGCCACCACGACCACCCCCGAGCCCGGATCGAACCCGTCCATCTCGACCAGGAGCTGGTTGAGGGTCGCCTCCCGCTCGTCCTGGCCGGACAGCGCCACCACGCCGCGCGCCCGTCCCACCGCGTCGAGCTCGTCGATGAAGATGATCGCCGGCGCCTGCTCCTTGGCCGTGGCGAACAGGTCCCGGATGCGGGCCGGGCCGACCCCGACGAAGATCTCCACGAAGTCGGCACCGGAGATCGAGAAGAACGGCACGTGGCACTCGCCGGCAAGGGCGCGGGCCAGCAACGTCTTGCCGCAGCCCGGCGGGCCGACGAGGAGGATCCCCTTGGGGACGGCCGCGCCAATGGCCTGGAAGCGCTCCGGTGCGGTGAGGTAGTCACGGACCTCGGCCAGCTCCTCGATGGGCTCGTCCA contains:
- the ftsH gene encoding ATP-dependent zinc metalloprotease FtsH is translated as MASTPGRERRTDPDGREAAGRSRRRALILCGSALPLLIGFYALVVWRFQPHTSGRQLRLDEFVAAVREGDIQDATIRLADNRVVGNDLEGRYWVAYSDESELIFNKLFTELTLAGVRTAVAQQPLHNLMAPLNVVLPSLILVDGLFVLYLAFGGRGGADALGGFGRSNARRRQGDATSTTFADVAGLDEPIEELAEVRDYLTAPERFQAIGAAVPKGILLVGPPGCGKTLLARALAGECHVPFFSISGADFVEIFVGVGPARIRDLFATAKEQAPAIIFIDELDAVGRARGVVALSGQDEREATLNQLLVEMDGFDPGSGVVVVAATNRPDILDGALLRPGRFDRRVTVDRPDVRGRLGILEVHARGKPVDPAVDLTAIAKRTVGFSGADLANVVNEAALLAARRGVAVIGMAHLSEAIERVLVGPQRRSRIISPEDRRRIAYHEAGHAVAATALPGTEPVGKLSIVARGLSLGTTWFAPEGDSVTVTRTQLVNRITALLGGWAAELAATGEHSSSAADDLDRAGVLARRMVAEFGMSDRLGPFTARWAGVVGPDGVAKRTSERMMAEVDAEVQRILEQAAERVSAILDERRATLDAIASTLMEVETLEGEALDALLLPVLHPPTSANS